A stretch of DNA from Vicinamibacterales bacterium:
TTCCGTCATGTACGCGACGATGTACGGCTGGGAGATGGTCTGGCCGTGGCCGATCTCGAGCGGATGATCCTCGTACGCCGCCGGTTGAAGCGCGGGGGGGACGAACTGCTCGCGCGGCACGCGCATCATCGCATCGAGCACCCGCTCGTCGCGGACGCCGCGGGCCCTGATCTGCTCGGCGACCATGCGGCTGCGCGGATCCATGTGCCGGATGCTACCGCGATCACCCGCGGCCGAGTTTAGCTAGCGGATCACGCGCAGGTTCAGCGGGGCGGAGGGGAGGTTGCCGCGCCAGCCCAGCTGCAGCACGTCGAAGTCGTCCGCGGTCAAACCGTGGAATGCAGGGTTCAACACGGCATTGTTCCACCGCGCGTCCATGGTCCCCGACACGTACATGTCCGAACCGTTGTCGGCGACGATCAGGCCGTAGCGCTGCATCGCGCGGAAGATCCGCTGGACCGGCGCGGGATAGCCGGAGAGATCCTTCGACGCCTTGAGGCGCAGGCGCGCGCCCATCGGCAGCGCTCCGGCGGTGGAGCCGGCGCGATGCGACGCCGGCCAGACGTAGCCGTTGGTCGCGCGCACCGTCACGCGGAACGCGTGCGCGATCTCGGCGGTGCCGTACGCCTCGTCGTAGCGCACGAGCCCCGGAAAGATGGCGAGGCCTGCGGCGTCGGCGGACGTCCACGTCTCCGGCCGCCGATCGCTGCGCGCCAGGCTGAAGATGGCGCCGCAGTCCGCCTCCCAGCGGCTCAGCGCCGCGTTCCAGCGGGTCGCCGCCGTCTCGTACAACAGCCAGTTGTCGCGATCGACGATCAGCAGATGCCGATCGCCGTCGGTGCCGCCGCCGGGCACGGCTCCTTCGATGTAGTTCGGCTGCGTCTGCGCTTCGACCGGAATCGGATAGCCCGCCGGCCGTCCCGCCGCGCCGTCGTCGCTCTCGTCGCCGTACGCGGTCCACACCGGACGGACGAGCGGCTGATCGCCGGAGACGACGACATAAGGAATTCCGTACGGGGGCGGTCCGAAATCGGGATGCACGCGCCGCGTCGCCGTCGTGTTCGACCCGACGCGGCCGCTGATGAAATTGACGTAGGCGGCCGACGAGGGATCCACCGGCGCGCGGCTGACGTCGAGGTTCCACCAGTTCGACGCCGGAAACACCTGCCGGCCGTCGAGCGAGCCGAGCAGCGCCGGGGGCACTGCCGCCGACACCAGCACGGTCGCCGCCGTGAGCAGCGCCGCCGCGACCAGTCCGCTGCGGAAAGTCACGTCCGGTGGGGTTCACCTTCCGTGCCGCCTGTAAGTCCCGGCAAACACGGGGCGCGGGCGGCCGCGCGTGCGCATAAGGAACAGCCGGCATACGAACCTGTGATTGCCCCCGGCGTATCATGCGGCGCATGACAGCCGCGAGCGATCGCGACGATCGACGGCCGGGGCTCAGCGACGCGGCGCTGAAGCGGTAGCGTAAAGCTCAGCCGGGCATCGGCCGAAACGTAGGACGCCGCCGTCCTCACCAGATACACGGCGCGCGCACGATGCACAGCCGGGACTTTCGCTATCACCTGCTCTCGATCGGCGTGAACCGCGAAGCCAACGGCGCCTCCGTGCGCGCGGCAGAGCGCGATGCGTTCGGCGTCTCCTGGACGTTCGCGCAGCTCGGATACTGGCGCGCGGAGCGCAACCGCTGCCTCACCGGCGCGCAGTCGACGCCGCAGGCGATCGACGCGCACCTCTCGTCGTGCGCCGCCCTCTCCGATCTCGATCTCGTGATGATCTTCTGGAGCGGCCATCTGTTCCACGACGTGGACGTCGTCGGAACGCTCTCCGCCGTGGCTGACGCCCGGCTGCGCGTGCTGATCGTCGACACCTGCCACGCCGACGATCGGCTCCACCGCATCGAGGCGGCGCTCGAGGGCGTGCCCGACGATCGCCGTCCCGTCGTCCTCGCCTCGTGCGCCCCCGACACGCGGTCGCGCGAGAACAGCATCAACGGCTTCTTCACCGGCGCGCTGCTGCGCCAGCTTCGCCGGCCGCGCCGCCCCGGCGTCAAGACGCTCGATCTCCTCGACGCGTTCAATCGCGCCGCTGACGACGCGGTGCGGCGGACCGGACGCGAGCCGCTGTTCTCGGCGAATGGCGCCGGACGGCTGCGCTTGCCGATCCTGGCGCAGACGGCGCTGCCGTTGGAGCCGCAGTAGAGTCAGCTCTCAGCTCACAGCTCTCAGCTTTCAGCTTTCAGCTCTCAGCTCACGGCTCACGGCTCACGGCTCACAGCCCCTGCGGTTGGGTCGGGTGAGGTACGGGCCTTGCTGTTCCTCCTGTAGAGGAGGACGCATGAAGTCATCTATTCTCCTGGCGCTCTGTCTGGCGGCGGCGTCCAGCGCGCACGCGCAGGGGCAGGCGCAGGCCCGCAGAGATGTCGCCATCCGGTTCCAGGCGATGGACGTCAACCATGACGGCGTGATCACCCGGCAGGAGTGGCGCGGCAACGATCGATCGTTCCGCAACCACGACTGGAACGGCGACGGCATACTCTCCGGCGACGAGATCCGGCCCGGCGCGCAGCGCCGGCGGCCGTGGGACGATCGCGACGTCGAAGGCGCCATCGATCGCGAAGACGACTGGACGGACGAGCGCTTCCGCGCGCTCGATCACAACGGCGACGGCCGGCTCTCGCGCAACGAGTGGCACGCCGCCGCCGAGCTGTTCTCGCGCATCGATCGCAATCGGGACAACGTCATCAGCGCCGCCGAATTCAAGGGCGGGGAAGACGACGACCGCGAGGATCGCTTCGCCGATCTCGACGACAACCGCGACGGCCGCCTGTCGCGCAACGAGTGGCACGGCAGCGTCGCCGTGTTCGACGCGCTCGACGCCAACCGCGACGGCGTGCTGACGCGCGCCGAAGCGATCGGCACCGGCGGCGACGCCCGCGACGAGTTCCGCAGCGTCGACGTGAACGGCGACGGCGCCATCACCCGCAACGAGTGGCACTGGAACGCGGCGGCGTTCGATCGCCTCGACGCCAACCGCGACGGCCGCCTGTCGCGCCAGGAGTGGGACAACTCGCCGGCAACGGTGCTGCCGCAGCAGACGCCGGCGTTCCGCGCCGGCTACGAGCGCGGACGTCAGGACGGCATCCAGGCCGGCCGCGAAGACAAGCCGCGCGGCTGGGACCTCGAGGGCCAGCGCGAGCTCGAACAGGCCGACGCCGGCTACCAGGGCAGCATGGGCAACCGGGCCGACTACCAGGCCGGCTACCGCGCCGGATTCCGCCGAGGCTATCGCGAAGGATTTGGATCCTGATCCCGAAGCTGGAAGCTGACAGCTTCAGCAGCCAGCGGTGCAGGTAGAATCGGCGCGTGCGTTTCGGTCCGATTCTCCTGGCGCCGCTGCTGCTCCTCGTTCAGAACACGCCGGCCGATCGCGCCGGCGGCCCGGCGCAGGTGCTCACCGCAGACGACGTCCGCGCGGTGCTGAGCACGGCGGCGACGGCCCTTGCGGACGACACGCTCGCGGCGGCGGTCGTCGATCGAACGGGGAGCATTCTCGGCGTCTACACCCGGACCGGCGCGGATGCGGGGACGCCGGACGCGGCGGTCTCGCTGGCGCGGACGGCGGCGATGTTCTCGCACGATCAGGCGCCGCTGTCCTCCCGC
This window harbors:
- a CDS encoding caspase family protein, producing MHSRDFRYHLLSIGVNREANGASVRAAERDAFGVSWTFAQLGYWRAERNRCLTGAQSTPQAIDAHLSSCAALSDLDLVMIFWSGHLFHDVDVVGTLSAVADARLRVLIVDTCHADDRLHRIEAALEGVPDDRRPVVLASCAPDTRSRENSINGFFTGALLRQLRRPRRPGVKTLDLLDAFNRAADDAVRRTGREPLFSANGAGRLRLPILAQTALPLEPQ